A genomic region of Desulfosarcina ovata subsp. ovata contains the following coding sequences:
- a CDS encoding rhomboid family intramembrane serine protease: MLIVPISGKIGWKNPPLVTLAILVINCLVFFLFQINDDQARLEAEHFYLESGLAGIEVPRYMDYLEATGTATDGDLAVDPDDAEGLMRLHFALEADAIFLSRLKGEQVITPRDAVYERWRMLRHDYEEKCNRSVAFAHGLRPATPRVSTFFTYMFLHGSVGHLVGNMVFLWILGCMIEIGAGRSLFTGIYLASGLMAAGLFWLVYPTSTVPLVGASGAIAGLMGAYTVLYGRKTVSVFYSLGFYFNTARIPAIILLPVWIANECYQLFFSGASHVAYVAHIGGLAGGALLAFSGARLVGGVNRDSFEEAAEDKVGPLMDDALEHMAHLEMDKASCLFEQILDLSPERADVLTHLFNIHKLTPESDAFHDTTKRLLQVQLKDPATHAAAIGVYQAYAERVRRPALSIPLYLQVAGAMATAGEIAGAEKILLAILKKRPQTPGLPTSLVKLANAFREGGQVDGWKRYRTLVCKHFPDSVEAAIILRANSRA, encoded by the coding sequence ATGCTGATTGTCCCCATTTCCGGAAAAATCGGTTGGAAAAATCCCCCGCTTGTCACCCTGGCGATTTTGGTGATCAACTGCCTGGTCTTTTTCCTGTTCCAGATCAATGATGACCAGGCCCGCCTGGAAGCCGAACACTTCTACCTGGAATCGGGGCTCGCGGGGATTGAGGTTCCCCGGTACATGGATTATCTGGAGGCGACTGGAACGGCCACCGATGGGGACCTGGCGGTGGACCCGGACGATGCCGAAGGGCTCATGCGGCTTCATTTCGCGCTGGAAGCGGACGCCATTTTCCTCAGCCGTCTCAAGGGGGAGCAGGTGATCACCCCCCGGGATGCCGTTTATGAAAGGTGGCGCATGCTGCGCCATGACTACGAGGAAAAATGCAATCGCAGTGTTGCCTTTGCCCACGGACTGCGTCCGGCCACCCCGCGGGTTTCGACCTTTTTTACCTACATGTTTCTGCACGGGAGTGTCGGCCATCTGGTCGGCAACATGGTGTTCCTCTGGATCCTGGGTTGCATGATCGAGATCGGTGCCGGGCGGTCACTTTTTACGGGGATCTATCTTGCCAGCGGGCTGATGGCGGCGGGATTGTTCTGGCTGGTGTATCCCACCAGCACCGTCCCCCTGGTGGGGGCCTCCGGTGCCATCGCCGGTCTCATGGGCGCCTACACGGTGCTATACGGTCGCAAAACGGTCAGCGTGTTCTATTCACTGGGATTTTACTTCAATACCGCGCGGATTCCGGCGATCATTCTGCTGCCCGTGTGGATTGCCAACGAATGCTATCAGCTCTTTTTCAGCGGTGCCAGCCATGTGGCCTATGTGGCCCACATTGGGGGGTTGGCCGGTGGCGCACTGCTGGCTTTTTCAGGCGCGCGGCTGGTGGGCGGCGTGAACCGCGACAGTTTCGAGGAGGCCGCCGAAGACAAGGTCGGTCCGCTGATGGACGACGCCCTGGAGCATATGGCCCATCTTGAAATGGACAAGGCCAGCTGTTTGTTCGAACAGATTCTCGACTTGTCGCCGGAGCGTGCGGATGTGCTCACCCACCTGTTCAACATCCACAAGCTGACCCCTGAGTCGGATGCGTTTCACGACACCACCAAACGCCTGTTGCAGGTCCAGCTTAAAGATCCGGCCACCCACGCGGCCGCCATCGGCGTTTATCAGGCCTATGCCGAACGGGTCCGTCGGCCGGCCCTCTCTATTCCGCTTTACCTGCAGGTTGCCGGGGCCATGGCCACTGCCGGAGAAATCGCCGGTGCCGAAAAGATCCTGCTGGCGATCCTGAAGAAACGGCCCCAAACCCCCGGTCTGCCCACCAGTCTGGTCAAGCTGGCCAACGCCTTTCGCGAAGGCGGACAGGTGGACGGCTGGAAGCGCTACCGCACGCTGGTGTGCAAGCATTTCCCCGACTCCGTGGAAGCGGCGATCATTTTGCGCGCCAACTCCCGGGCCTGA
- the trpA gene encoding tryptophan synthase subunit alpha, translated as MLESHIRSRLKEKKILLMTHIVIGYPSLEASLEIVRTMVAAGVDLMELQIPFSEPIADGPVILKANQNSLAGGVSVAQCLEFGRTVAREFPIPFLYMTYYNILFKYGVDRFVDEMRDAGLKGSIVPDLPPEEADGYLSAMQRNQLSPIFIYSPTTSEARLTAIAKVADGFVYCVARKGVTGDQTEFSQSLDAYLARCRTATGLPLALGFGVKDKSDIKFLEGKADIAVIGTQALRLIETEGIAALGPFIRDLQT; from the coding sequence ATGCTTGAATCCCATATCCGATCACGACTGAAAGAGAAGAAGATCCTGCTGATGACCCACATTGTCATCGGCTATCCCTCCCTTGAGGCCTCCCTGGAAATCGTGCGCACCATGGTGGCGGCCGGGGTGGACCTGATGGAGCTGCAGATTCCCTTTTCCGAACCGATTGCCGATGGGCCGGTGATTCTCAAAGCCAACCAGAACTCACTGGCCGGTGGGGTGAGCGTGGCCCAGTGCCTCGAATTCGGCCGCACGGTGGCCAGGGAATTCCCGATCCCGTTCCTTTACATGACCTACTACAATATTTTGTTCAAATATGGCGTGGACCGGTTCGTGGACGAGATGCGGGATGCCGGCCTGAAAGGGTCCATCGTTCCGGATCTGCCGCCGGAAGAGGCCGATGGCTACCTGAGCGCCATGCAGCGCAACCAGCTGAGCCCGATTTTCATCTACTCGCCGACGACCTCCGAGGCGCGCCTTACGGCCATCGCCAAGGTGGCCGACGGTTTCGTTTACTGCGTGGCCCGCAAGGGGGTGACCGGCGACCAGACCGAGTTCTCCCAATCCCTGGATGCCTACCTGGCCCGCTGCCGCACGGCCACCGGGCTTCCCCTGGCCCTGGGATTCGGGGTGAAAGACAAATCCGACATCAAGTTTTTGGAAGGCAAAGCCGATATCGCCGTCATTGGAACGCAGGCCCTGCGGCTGATCGAAACCGAGGGGATCGCCGCATTGGGTCCTTTTATCCGTGATTTACAGACATAA